ACTCGGAAAAATAAAACGCAAACATCTTGAGAATCAAGTCTTCTATTTAACAAAGCCGGTCTCATCAGCCGGGTCTCCATGACAAACCAACCGGTGGATGGTGGAGACTGAAAAATCCGCTTCGACAATCTCAATTCTATTAGATCCAACATTAGTTAACAAAGGGAGAAGGGATAACCGGCAAAACGCCTATTGGGGATTCCAGATGATAAATGGCTACGCGCTTGGGATGTGGGCTTGGCCCCACCCCCATGAACTCCATTGCCCCCATTATTACCAAGCTTGACCTGCAGATTCTTCACCAAATGCCGGGGGCGGGTCCCATAACAAGGATCACTCGGCATTACTTTCACTTCCCTTATCTGGGGAAGTAGTTCATCAAATATATCATGGGCTATACCACACTTTGGAAAAGGCTGTCGCCGCGTCAGCTGAATGGCGCTATTCAAATCTTTTCGTTGATCTCGATCTTCTTCGAGGGATATGACCAAGGTGTGATGGGTGGCGTCAACAGCGCACCCAAATATGTGACAGAGGTTGGTATTGGTAGACCGGATGGGACAGTGACCGACACCACTCACCAGGGCGGCCTTGTCAGCGTCTATTACCTGGGTGCGATCTTCGGTTGTTTCGCTGGCGGCTGGCTTGCAGATCGAGTTGGTCGGATCAACGGCTTACTCGCGGGATCATCTTTTGCGTTGATCGGTGGTGCCCTGCAAGCGGCTGCACAGGATTCAAATTTCATGCTGTGCGCTAGAGTGGTCACAGGAATCGGGACCGGGGGTGAGAATCCTTGCGAGTCTTGCCTAAGCTTGGGACAGACAAAGAGCCACGACTCTAATTTGTTACTCTCACAGCCTTAACTGGCATCACCCCAGTGTTAGTCTCAGAGACCTCTTCAGCGAACCATCGAGGTGGCTTTTTGGGTTATGTGTTCATTGCCAACTGTGAGACGTCTGATTTGTGATATCCACTGTGGGGTCCCCTTCTGACATGGATTATTTTCAAGATCTAGGAATCTCCATCGCATACTGGATCTCCTTCGGCCTCGCGTTTGTCGATGACGGTTACTCGGACGTACGATGGCGCTTCCTTCTTGCCTTCCAGTGTTTCCCGGCCCTTATACTGGTTGCCTTTATCAAATTGTTGCCGGATAGCCCCCGTTATCTGGCCTCGGTGGGGCGGAATGATGAAGCACGAGACCTTTTGAGTCGTATTCGCAAAGACTGGGCCACTCAGGACGATATTGACCGAGAATACCTTGAGATTATAATCACTGCGGAGGGAAACAAGCGCAGCTCCCCCTTTGAGTTTGTAAAGATCTTGTTTGGAAAGGGTGGAAAGCCGGGCCTGAATCTCGGCCGACGAGCTTGGTTGTGTGTATGGCTTCAAATTATGGCGTCCTGGACTGGTATTACGGTGAGTTACGGCGTTGGTAACAAGTCCCTGGAACAGTCAATGGGGCGTGGGGTGTTAATGGTTGTTGTAGGCGGTCACTGCCTATTCCCCGACACTTCTTGCTCAGGCAGGTTATAGTAGTATAAAACAAAACGGCCTTGCTGGAGGAATCAACACCATTGGAATTGTAGGTACAATCATCAGTGCCCAAATTATTGATCGATTGGGCCGACGGGTGTGTCTGATGGGCGGATCAGCTATTTTGTTTGTAGTCAACCTTACTGTGA
Above is a window of Penicillium digitatum chromosome 2, complete sequence DNA encoding:
- a CDS encoding Sugar/inositol transporter; this translates as MGYTTLWKRLSPRQLNGAIQIFSLISIFFEGYDQGVMGGVNSAPKYVTEGGLVSVYYLGAIFGCFAGGWLADRVGRINGLLAGSSFALIGGALQAAAQDSNFMLCARVVTGIGTGALTGITPVLVSETSSANHRGGFLGYVFIANYLGISIAYWISFGLAFVDDGYSDVRWRFLLAFQCFPALILVAFIKLLPDSPRYLASVGRNDEARDLLSRIRKDWATQDDIDREYLEIIITAEGNKRSSPFEFVKILFGKGGKPGLNLGRRAWLCVWLQIMASWTGITAVTAYSPTLLAQAGYSSIKQNGLAGGINTIGIVGTIISAQIIDRLGRRVCLMGGSAILFVVNLTAGAVYEGSLHNPEKASQYAPGAVTMLFLFNLGYAATWGTVAFLIPTEIFPSDLRAQGNGFGITGWAIGVGMTTLVNPIMFNVMTSRTYFLFAGLNLTWIPIVYLFYPETRNRSLESIDALFSTTSPFYWKMEQAYKLHGDVLAEHGVNRSEDGSDGKTELTTTPSKRETVQTLHPPFLSQ